From Cheilinus undulatus linkage group 18, ASM1832078v1, whole genome shotgun sequence, the proteins below share one genomic window:
- the LOC121526575 gene encoding antimicrobial peptide NK-lysin, whose product MTFLITITVLLLFSGAVKSWESLEVLTDEKEGFKPHLDHRKKKDHCAEEVLQLGAFPGSCWACKAIVSKVKKLLGGDHAKEKIGQLLSKACNGLKIQLIRSACKMITRKYKDKLIDAIAHRGSPRSMCVKLRLCKRSPHLPMSSSD is encoded by the exons ATGACCTTTCTCATCACCATCACTGTTCTCCTACTGTTCTCAG GTGCCGTGAAGTCGTGGGAGTCCCTGGAGGTCCTAACTGATGAGAAGGAGGGTTTTAAACCACATTTAGaccacagaaagaaaaaagaccacTGCGCAGAGGAG GTATTGCAGCTGGGGGCGTTTCCAGGTTCATGTTGGGCCTGTAAGGCCATTGTGTCAAAGGTAAAGAAGCTGCTGGGTGGAGATCACGCAAAg GAAAAAATTGGGCAACTGCTGAGCAAGGCCTGCAATGGCTTGAAGATTCAACTCATCAGATCTGCCTGCAAGATGATCACCAGGAAGTACAAAGACAAACTGATTGATGCAATAGCTCACCGTGGGTCACCGAGGTCAATGTGTGTTAAGCTGAGGCTGTGCAAACGAAGCCCACACCTGCCTATGAGTAGCTCTGACTGA
- the nkl.4 gene encoding NK-lysin tandem duplicate 4: MVSSSVLLVCLLVTCSVWMGHGASVEVRIDDQEPVDLDGSVGDLTKIPGVCWACKWALKKVKKVVGQNGTAEVLKSKLLTCCDEIGLLRSLCRRFVKKHLGELIEELTTTDDVRTICVNTGACKPKELLSLHFYQTEEKALTEVNEYA, from the exons ATGGTGTCATCTTCAGTCCTCCTGGTGTGCCTCCTGGTGACATGTTCAG TCTGGATGGGCCATGGTGCAAGTGTAGAGGTCAGAATTGATGACCAGGAGCCAGTGGACCTGGACGGCTCTGTGGGAGACTTAACGAAG ATCCCAGGTGTTTGCTGGGCGTGCAAGTGGGCCCTGAAGAAGGTGAAGAAAGTGGTTGGGCAGAACGGCACTGCAGAG GTCTTGAAATCAAAGCTGCTGACCTGCTGCGATGAGATTGGCCTCTTAAGATCTCTGTGCCGCCGTTTTGTGAAGAAACACCTGGGAGAGCTGATCGAGGAGCTCACCACCACCGACGATGTGAGGACCATCTGTGTCAACACTGGAGCCTGCAA GCCAAAGGAGCTGCTGAGCTTGCACTTCtatcagacagaggagaaagCACTGACTGAAGTGAATGAATATGCCTAA